In Populus nigra chromosome 1, ddPopNigr1.1, whole genome shotgun sequence, one genomic interval encodes:
- the LOC133682831 gene encoding G-type lectin S-receptor-like serine/threonine-protein kinase SD3-1, with product MCVTRNKGVNYEKFIEHFQGKTRKFERLSLALAVFVFLGSVFCCFCIEVAMVSVPLGFEISGFDRSRTWVSQNGVFAFGFLESCSKEDEVDSFVVGIRYNLGDNGAVNVPVWSVGGGLRVSMNSTIRLSMDGRLILLDNPSGVIVWSSDTSSLGIRKASLLNNGNLVLVGIEDNVLWQSFNSPTSTLLPGQSLHFPQTLRAPSKKSTSSYYSFVIRHSGELALVWENNVTYWSNHVNLLGSVKEAILDGNGLLGLIDTSNKTVWSISSKDFDEPSPTLRRLKMDSDGNLRIYSWNHVLHEWKVAWQAVENQCDVFGSCGLYSLCGLNSSGAVCDCLYQDSVNWGTGLSTVDSGSSGCKKMVDLGNCKMNTSMMVMRQTFLYGLYPPQDVDIMLSEKACKEYCSNDTTCIAATSKNDGTGICTIKRTSFISGYGNPSVSATSFLKVCLVPQAVSARGANPHVTAKPIPTTRGGDGKNFTAAIALIVLVTASGFLAIEMFVFWFMYRKRKIKAHVRIPFGKDAQMNAHYNSLIRLTFEEIKEITSDLANKLGPSVYKGALPNKTTVIVKVLNDVTANEKDFRVAVSTLGRMHHRNLVLLMGFCFEANNRFLMYEYVQNGSLDKWLLNMEPDHNEGTWQQRLDIALGVARALAYLHSECQICVAHGNLKLENVLLDENFIPKLTDFGLGSLFKEEAASSSVSPSERDIYMFGEMLLQIVTCKRDILSENLNHLVEKTNEEPNSEDSIISEEVERVVRIALWCMQNQPFLRPSIGEVVKVLEGTLSVDRPPLGFAFRPDQMDGRVLTEVEVDSS from the coding sequence ATGTGTGTGACTAGGAATAAAGGGGTGAATTATGAGAAATTCATCGagcattttcaaggtaagaCTAGAAAGTTTGAAAGGCTTAGCTTAGCTTTAGctgtgtttgtgtttttgggctctgttttttgttgcttttgtaTTGAGGTTGCTATGGTATCAGTGCCTCTTGGTTTTGAGATTTCAGGGTTTGATAGAAGTAGAACTTGGGTGTCTCAAAATGGGGTCTTTGCATTTGGGTTCTTAGAGAGCTGTTCAAAAGAAGATGAAGTTGATAGCTTTGTTGTGGGAATTAGGTATAATTTAGGAGATAATGGAGCTGTAAATGTTCCCGTATGGAGTGTTGGTGGTGGTCTTAGGGTCTCTATGAACTCCACGATTAGGCTTTCCATGGACGGGAGGCTAATTTTGTTAGATAACCCTAGTGGTGTGATTGTTTGGAGTAGTGATACTTCTAGTTTAGGTATTAGAAAGGCCAGTCTTTTGAATAATGGGAACTTAGTTCTTGTGGGTATTGAAGATAATGTGCTTTGGCAAAGTTTTAATAGCCCAACTAGCACTCTCCTTCCTGGTCAGTCTTTGCATTTTCCTCAAACCCTAAGAGCCCCTTCCAAAAAATCAACATCTAGTTACTACAGTTTTGTGATTCGGCACTCCGGAGAGCTTGCTCTTGTTTGGGAGAATAATGTGACCTATTGGAGTAATCATGTGAACCTTCTTGGGAGTGTTAAGGAAGCAATACTCGATGGTAATGGTCTTTTGGGGCTTATTGATACCAGTAATAAAACCGTGTGGTCCATATCAAGCAAGGATTTTGATGAACCTTCCCCGACATTGAGGCGTCTTAAGATGGATTCTGATGGGAATTTGAGAATCTACTCATGGAACCATGTGCTCCATGAATGGAAGGTTGCGTGGCAAGCAGTTGAAAACCAATGTGATGTATTTGGTTCATGTGGTCTTTATAGTTTATGCGGGCTTAATTCCTCTGGAGCTGTCTGTGATTGTCTTTACCAGGATTCGGTAAATTGGGGAACTGGCCTATCCACAGTGGATTCAGGTAGTTCCGGGTGCAAGAAGATGGTGGATTTGGGGAACTGCAAGATGAATACAAGCATGATGGTTATGAGACAGACATTTTTGTATGGTCTTTATCCTCCCCAGGATGTTGATATCATGCTGAGCGAGAAAGCTTGTAAAGAATACTGCTCTAATGACACGACCTGCATTGCAGCAACTTCAAAAAATGATGGTACGGGTATTTGCACAATCAAGCGAACCAGTTTCATTAGTGGGTACGGGAATCCTTCTGTTTCTGCTACTTCATTCTTAAAAGTGTGTCTAGTCCCTCAGGCTGTTTCTGCTCGAGGAGCTAATCCTCATGTTACTGCGAAGCCAATTCCCACAACCAGAGGAGGTGACGGCAAGAACTTCACTGCAGCTATTGCTTTGATAGTTTTGGTAACAGCATCAGGTTTTCTGGCCATTGagatgtttgttttttggtttatgtACCGCAAACGGAAAATTAAAGCTCACGTAAGAATTCCCTTTGGCAAGGATGCTCAAATGAATGCTCATTACAATAGTCTTATCAGATTAACCTTCGAAGAGATAAAAGAGATAACATCTGACCTTGCAAATAAACTTGGCCCCTCTGTTTATAAAGGTGCATTACCAAACAAAACAACTGTTATTGTGAAGGTTCTGAATGACGTGACAGCAAATGAGAAGGATTTCCGAGTTGCAGTCTCTACATTAGGAAGAATGCACCATCGGAACCTCGTGCTATTAATGGGTTTCTGTTTTGAGGCCAACAACAGGTTTTTAATGTATGAGTATGTCCAGAATGGTTCTCTGGATAAATGGCTGCTCAACATGGAACCTGACCACAATGAAGGGACATGGCAGCAGAGACTTGACATTGCGCTTGGAGTTGCTCGGGCCCTTGCTTATTTGCACTCAGAATGTCAGATTTGTGTAGCTCATGGGAACTTGAAGCTCGAGAATGTCCTGCTCGATGAAAATTTCATTCCTAAATTGACTGATTTTGGACTTGGAAGCTTGTTCAAGGAGGAGGCAGCATCCTCCTCAGTGTCTCCTTCAGAAAGAGATATCTACATGTTTGGGGAGATGCTGCTGCAAATTGTCACTTGCAAGAGGGATATACTGAGTGAAAATCTGAACCATTTGGTTGAGAAGACGAATGAAGAACCGAACTCAGAGGATAGCATAATCTCTGAAGAAGTAGAAAGAGTAGTGAGGATAGCTTTGTGGTGTATGCAAAATCAGCCCTTTTTACGACCTTCCATTGGCGAAGTGGTTAAGGTATTAGAAGGTACACTTTCTGTAGATAGGCCTCCATTAGGTTTTGCTTTTAGACCGGACCAGATGGATGGTAGAGTTTTAACTGAGGTTGAAGTAGACTCCTCCTAG
- the LOC133693889 gene encoding HVA22-like protein f has translation MHKIWSFHRELWAGCLCDSGMAQRTEIKHFNMGVLGVVAKRLDAFIGPGIMLVFPLYASLRAIESPSSLDDQQWLTYWIIYSFISIFELSFWRILVWLPFWPYMKLLFCMWLVLPVFSGASYIYMNFVRKYVKLGGTVNGGYPEERKKVLQMLSLDARIAVNQYADKNGWSAVEKAIKAAEREVKKSN, from the exons ATGCATAAGATCTGGTCATTTCACAGGGAGTTGTGGGCTGGATGTTTGTGTGATTCGGGCATGGCTCAAAG GACAGAGATTAAGCATTTCAACATGGGTGTTCTTGGCGTAGTTGCAAAGCGTTTGGATGCATTTATCGG GCCCGGAATCATGCTTGTTTTTCCACT GTATGCATCATTGCGAGCCATCGAAAGCCCTTCATCTCTTGATGACCAACAGTGGCTAACCTATTGGATAATATACTCTTTCATTTCCATTTTCGAGTTATCATTTTGGAGAATCCTAGTTTG GCTACCCTTCTGGCCGTACATGAAGTTGTTGTTTTGTATGTGGCTGGTACTGCCCGTTTTCAGTGGGGCTTCATATATCTATATGAACTTTGTGAGGAAGTATGTGAAGTTAGGTGGCACAGTGAATGGGGGTTAcccagaagaaagaaagaaggttcTCCAGATGCTGAGCCTTGATGCAAGGATTGCAGTGAACCAATATGCTGATAAAAATGGATGGAGTGCTGTCGAAAAAGCTATCAAAGCT GCTGAAAGAGAAGTAAAGAAGAGCAATTGA
- the LOC133697057 gene encoding protochlorophyllide-dependent translocon component 52, chloroplastic-like: MELVRTYSVSTIHVPTSISKTQSTKPNFLNFQFNPIPSSCLLRIHGKTSSKSKLFTISPSPSSVSTDSIGPPEPEVEVETKGEKFDWYAQWYPLMPVCDLDKRVPHAKKVLGLDVVVWWDRNESEWKVFDDTCPHRLAPLSEGRIDQWGRLQCVYHGWCFNGSGDCKLIPQAPPDGPPVHTFKKACVAAYPSTLHHDIVWFWPNNDPQYKDIILKKQPPFIPELEDPSYTRTMGNRDIAYGYDVLVENLMDPAHVPYAHYGIMRTQTPKVKVDREGGRPVALSVKKLDINGFDGDQEWGISKFIAPCIFYAYTKPLENQGNGAASSAGSRKPSAQRKMALIFICIPVSPGNSRLIWVFPRNFGVWIDKVVPRWIFHVGQNLILDSDLYLLHVEERKIMDAGPANWQKACFVPTKSDALVVGFRRWLNKYAGGEVDWKGKYSGALPPTPPREQLMDRYWSHVVNCRSCNAAHKGLNALEVVLQVASLAFVGIVAATKQNVMSLAARNTMIAMAVVCFAGSKLLAHFIYKNFHYQDYNHAFR, encoded by the exons ATGGAACTTGTAAGAACTTACTCTGTCTCAACAATTCATGTCCCAACTTCAATAAGCAAAACCCAATCTACCAAACccaatttcttgaattttcagtTTAATCCAATACCCAGTTCATGTCTCTTACGAATTCATGGGAAAACATCATCAAAATCCAAGCTTTTTACCAtatcaccatcaccatcctcCGTTTCAACAGACTCGATAGGCCCACCTGAGCCAGAGGTTGAGGTTGAAACTAAAGGAGAGAAGTTTGATTGGTATGCTCAGTGGTATCCACTCATGCCAGTTTGTGATCTAGATAAAAGGGTGCCACATGCAAAGAAAGTGTTGGGTCTTGATGTTGTGGTGTGGTGGGATAGGAATGAGAGTGAATGGAAGGTCTTTGATGATACTTGTCCTCATAGGTTGGCTCCATTGTCTGAAGGAAGGATTGATCAGTGGGGGAGGTTGCAGTGTGTGTACCATGGTTGGTGCTTCAATGGCTCTGGTGACTGCAAGCTCATCCCTCAAGCACCTCCGGATGGTCCTcca GTCCACACATTCAAGAAAGCATGTGTAGCTGCTTATCCAAGCACTTTGCATCATGACATTGTCTGGTTTTGGCCGAACAATGATCCACAATacaaagatattattttgaagaaaCAACCGCCCTTCATCCCAGAGTTGGAAGATCCATCCTATACCAGAACAATGGGAAATAGAGATATTGCATACGG GTATGATGTCTTGGTTGAAAACCTGATGGATCCTGCTCATGTTCCCTATGCACACTATGGAATCATGAGAACacaaacaccgaaag TGAAGGTTGATAGAGAAGGGGGCAGACCTGTTGCATTGAGTGTCAAGAAACTAGACATAAATGGTTTTGATGGAGATCAGGAGTGGGGTATTAGTAAATTTATCGCACCATGTATCTTTTATGCCTATACTAAACCTTTGGAGAATCAAGGTAATGGAGCTGCATCATCGGCTGGATCCAGAAAG CCTTCTGCACAACGGAAAATGGCCTTAATTTTTATCTGCATTCCAGTTAGTCCTGGAAATAGCAGATTGATATGGGTCTTTCCTAGAAACTTTGGAGTTTGGATTGATAAAGTTGTTCCAAGATGGATTTTTCATGTGGGACAAAACCTAATTCTGGATTCAGACCTGTATCTTCTTCATGTGGAG GAGCGCAAGATCATGGATGCTGGCCCTGCCAACTGGCAAAAGGCTTGTTTTGTGCCAACAAAATCGGATGCCCTTGTGGTTGGTTTCAGAAGATGGTTAAACAAGTATGCTGGTGGCGAAGTTGATTGGAAAGGCAAGTACAGTGGGGCTCTTCCCCCAACTCCTCCCAGAGAACAGCTGATGGACAG GTACTGGTCCCATGTGGTAAACTGCCGCAGTTGCAATGCTGCACACAAGGGCCTCAATGCTCTAGAGGTTGTTCTGCAAGTCGCTTCTCTAGCTTTCGTTGGGATTGTTGCTGCAACCAAGCAGAATGTCATGTCACTAGCTGCAAGAAATACTATGATAGCAATGGCAGTAGTATGCTTTGCAGGATCAAAATTGTTGGCTCACTTCATCTACAAGAACTTCCATTACCAGGACTACAATCATGCTTTTCGCTGA
- the LOC133702215 gene encoding protochlorophyllide-dependent translocon component 52, chloroplastic-like, producing the protein MEGLRTSSVSSIHIATSISKTQFTKPKFLNFQFNPVPTSTFSRKIPSTSKLFTTISSSPSFVSTPEPELEADSQAEKFDWYAHWYPVMPVCDLDKRAPHAKKVMGLDIVVWWDKNESSWRVFNDACPHRMAPLSEGRVDQWGRLQCVYHGWCFNGSGNCNFIPQAPPDGPPVSTSKKACVAVYPSTVHHDIVWFWPNTDPQYKDIILKKQPPFIPELDDPSYIKITGSRDLPYGYEVLIENLMDPAHVPYAHYGIMRTRQPKVKADREGGSPVELSIKKLDIDGFIGNQVQFGINKFIAPCISYADSSPVIDQGDDAIADTEKKPSMQRREALIFFCVPVSPGNSRLIWAIPKNYGVWIAKVPRFIHHSVTNIVLDSDLYLLHLEERKIMEIGASNWQKACFVPAKSDAFVVGFRKWLNKYAGGQVDWRGNYSGTLPPTPPREQLLDRYWSHVVNCPSCNSAYKGLNALEVILQFASLAFIGIAGATKHNAYTMVAMAVVCFVGSKWLDQFIYKNFHYHDYDHAFR; encoded by the exons ATGGAAGGTTTAAGAACTTCCTCTGTTTCATCAATTCACATCGCAACTTCAATAAGCAAAACCCAATTCACCAAACCCAAGTTCTTGAATTTTCAGTTTAATCCAGTACCCACTTCAACTTTCTCAAGAAAAATACCATCAACATCCAAGCTTTTCACAACCATATCATCATCTCCATCCTTCGTTTCAACACCTGAGCCAGAACTTGAAGCTGACTCTCAAGCAGAGAAGTTTGATTGGTACGCACACTGGTATCCCGTAATGCCAGTTTGTGATTTGGACAAGAGGGCTCCACATGCAAAAAAGGTGATGGGACTTGATATTGTGGTGTGGTGGGACAAGAATGAGAGTTCATGGAGAGTTTTCAACGATGCTTGTCCTCATAGGATGGCACCGTTGTCTGAAGGAAGGGTCGATCAATGGGGAAGGTTACAGTGTGTGTACCATGGTTGGTGTTTTAATGGCTCTGGTAACTGCAACTTCATTCCTCAAGCACCACCTGATGGTCCTCCG GTCTCCACATCTAAGAAAGCGTGTGTAGCAGTTTATCCAAGCACAGTACATCATGACATCGTGTGGTTTTGGCCAAACACTGATCCACAATACAAAGATATCATTTTGAAGAAACAACCTCCCTTCATCCCAGAATTAGATGATCCATCATATATCAAGATAACGGGTTCCAGAGATTTGCCTTATGG ATACGAAGTCTTGATCGAAAACCTGATGGATCCTGCTCATGTTCCCTATGCACATTATGGAATTATGAGAACACGACAACCAAAAG TGAAGGCAGATAGAGAAGGGGGCAGCCCAGTTGAATTGAGTATCAAGAAACTAGACATAGATGGTTTCATTGGAAATCAAGTCCAGTTTggtattaataaatttatagctCCCTGTATCTCTTATGCTGACAGTAGTCCTGTGATTGATCAAGGTGATGATGCAATTGCTGATACTGAAAAG AAACCTTCCATGCAACGGAGAGAggccttaattttcttttgtgttcCGGTCAGTCCAGGGAATAGCAGATTGATTTGGGCCATACCAAAAAACTACGGAGTTTGGATTGCCAAAGTTCCACGATTTATTCATCATTCGGTAACCAACATAGTTCTGGATTCAGATCTGTATCTCCTTCATCTGGAG GAGCGCAAGATAATGGAAATTGGCGCTTCCAACTGGCAGAAGGCTTGTTTTGTGCCAGCAAAATCAGATGCTTTTGTGGTTGGTTTCAGAAAATGGTTAAACAAGTATGCTGGTGGTCAAGTTGATTGGAGGGGCAACTACAGTGGAACTCTTCCCCCAACTCCTCCTAGAGAACAGCTGTTGGACAG GTATTGGTCTCATGTAGTAAACTGTCCCAGTTGCAATTCTGCATACAAGGGTCTCAATGCACTAGAGGTTATTCTGCAATTTGCTTCTCTAGCTTTCATTGGGATTGCTGGTGCAACCAAGCACAATGCATATACAATGGTAGCAATGGCAGTAGTATGCTTTGTAGGTTCAAAATGGCTGGATCAATTCATCTACAAGAACTTCCATTACCATGACTACGATCATGCTTTTCGCTGA
- the LOC133702220 gene encoding IQ domain-containing protein IQM2-like, whose product MVVVKGSVSIDRGESERTMPITGSPLKKETDAITKSVSINNKEMDHQPLNLDNHSFETIQKLRIFYPTSPEHQAAVRLQKVYKSYRTRRILADCAILVDQSWWELLDFAELKWISISFFDIKKHQAAISRWSRGKKKAGRVGKGLSSDDNAQKLVDKHWLEAIDPRHRYGHNVQFYYERWLDTKSRQPFFYWLDIGEGKEVNLEACPRSKFQKQCIKYLGPTERKAYEVVIEEGKLLYKMTGELIHTTEDAKSIFVLDTSKTLYVGTKKKGTFQHSSFLAGGVTTAAGRLIVETGILKAVWPHSGHYWPTEEKFQDFLSFLRENNVDLTDVETSALDEEDRMLCKGRSSDCLRSNPLDQNH is encoded by the exons ATGGTTGTAGTCAAAGGATCTGTTAGTATTGACAGGGGAGAATCGGAAAGAACGATGCCAATTACAGGTTCTCCTCTGAAGAAAGAAACGGATGCCATTACTAAGTCTGTTAGTATTAACAACAAAGAAATGGATCATCAGCCCCTAAACTTAGATAATCATAGCTTCGAGACGATACagaaattgagaattttttatccCACCAGCCCCGAACACCAAGCTGCTGTAAGATTGCAGAAAGTTTACAAAAGCTACCGAACTAGGAGAATACTTGCAGATTGTGCAATTCTTGTCGACCAGAGCTG GTGGGAACTCTTAGATTTTGCTGAGCTCAAATggatttctatttctttctttgataTCAAGAAACATCAAGCTGCCATTTCTCGATGGTCacgagggaaaaagaaagctgGCAGAGTTGGAAAAGGCTTGTCAAGTGATGACAATGCACAAAAACTTGTTGATAAGCACTGGCTTGAAGCG ATCGATCCACGACATCGATATGGACATAACGTACAATTCTATTATGAGAGATGGCTTGATACTAAAAGCAGACAACCCTTTTTTTACTG GCTAGATATAGGAGAAGGCAAGGAAGTAAATCTTGAAGCATGCCCAagatcaaaatttcaaaagcaGTGCATCAAGTATCTTGGTCCT ACAGAAAGGAAGGCCTATGAAGTTGTTATAGAGGAGGGCAAGCTCCTCTACAAGATGACAGGAGAGCTTATTCACACAACGGAAGATGCTAAGTCCATTTTTGTCCTTGATACATCTAAGACCTTGTATGTTGGCACTAAGAAGAAAGGCACATTTCAGCATTCTAGCTTCTTGGCTGGAGGAGTCACAACTGCTGCTGGCAGATTAATTGTTGAAACTGGCATTCTTAAG GCAGTTTGGCCTCACAGCGGTCATTATTGGCCTACAGAAGAAAAATTTCAAGACTTCCTTTCATTCCTCAGAGAAAACAATGTGGATCTCACAGATGTAGag aCAAGTGCTCTGGACGAGGAAGACAGAATGCTTTGTAAAGGAAGAAGCAGCGATTGTCTTAGAAGTAACCCACTGGATCAGAACCACTGA
- the LOC133697651 gene encoding uncharacterized protein LOC133697651, with translation MKETNPGADPIGQNLIKLISNVCFSVFVFSVLIFTVIAITYQPPDPWLESAPALTKLFTQTENATFKIDDTVAKTGEDLQTEIARAVSPTADIKPITEEVIEKEEVEVSNMTLKSSGCEDLEVVNCSDPRVLITVEKFNLRLFKSIVFLDYQTPVNGSKQDECDVSWRFRNKKEKSWRKYRDFRRFKFAIGENCSYKIVHAGGWHSGINARRMRIRVNSTRSGGNNPRAAPLVRDDEINDTIPSLGSETNFRKGKYLYYSRGGDYCKGMNHYMWSFLCGLGEAMYLNRTFVMDLSICLAGNYNPDGKDQEGKDFRFYFDFEHLKEEASIVEEGEFLRDWKKWDRSHKKKVPVKKVVTHKMTPMQLRKDKSTIIWRQFDGQEPENYWYRVCEGQAAKYIQRPWYALWKSKRLMNIVTDISGRMDWDFDAVHVIRGEKAQNKVLWPHLDADTSPDALVAKLQGMIQPWRNLYIATNEPFYNYFDKLRSHFKVHLLDDYKELWGNTSDWYNETMLLNSGRPVEFDGYMRVAVDTEVLYRGKTRVETFYNLTSDCKDGINTC, from the coding sequence ATGAAAGAAACTAATCCTGGAGCTGATCCTATAGGGCAGAACCTGATAAAGCTGATAAGTAATGTATGTTTCTCAGTGTTTGTGTTCTCAGTTTTGATATTTACTGTTATTGCAATCACTTACCAACCACCAGATCCATGGCTGGAATCAGCTCCGGCTTTAACAAAACTCTTTACACAAACTGAGAATGCTACTTTTAAAATTGATGATACTGTTGCCAAAACTGGCGAGGATTTGCAAACTGAGATTGCCCGTGCAGTTTCTCCCACTGCGGATATTAAACCAATTACCGAGGAGGTGATTGAGAAAGAGGAGGTGGAAGTGAGCAACATGACCCTCAAATCATCTGGCTGTGAGGATTTGGAGGTAGTGAATTGTTCAGACCCGAGGGTTTTGATTACGGTTGAGAAGTTCAATTTGAGGCTGTTTAAGTCAATTGTGTTTTTGGATTATCAAACTCCTGTTAATGGATCGAAGCAGGACGAGTGTGATGTATCATGGAGGTTTAGGAATAAGAAGGAGAAGTCGTGGAGGAAATATAGGGATTTTAGGAGGTTTAAGTTTGCAATTGGAGAGAATTGTTCTTACAAAATTGTGCATGCTGGTGGTTGGCATTCTGGTATTAATGCCAGGAGGATGAGGATTAGAGTTAATTCCACTAGGAGTGGTGGAAATAATCCGAGAGCTGCACCATTGGTTCGGGATGATGAGATTAATGACACAATCCCAAGCTTGGGATCGGAAACGAACTTTAGAAAAGGAAAGTACTTGTATTATTCAAGAGGAGGGGATTATTGTAAGGGAATGAATCATTACATGTGGAGTTTCTTGTGTGGGTTGGGGGAGGCTATGTATTTGAACAGGACATTTGTCATGGACTTGAGTATATGCTTGGCAGGTAATTATAATCCGGATGGGAAGGACCAGGAGGGGAAGgattttaggttttattttgattttgagcatCTTAAGGAGGAGGCGTCAATTGTTGAAGAGGGTGAATTTTTGAGAGATTGGAAGAAATGGGATCGCTCACATAAGAAGAAAGTTCCAGTTAAGAAGGTCGTGACCCATAAGATGACACCGATGCAACTAAGGAAAGACAAGAGCACAATCATATGGAGGCAGTTTGATGGTCAGGAGCCAGAAAACTATTGGTATAGGGTGTGTGAAGGGCAAGCTGCAAAGTACATTCAGAGGCCATGGTATGCACTTTGGAAATCAAAGAGATTGATGAATATAGTTACAGACATCAGTGGGAGAATGGACTGGGATTTTGATGCGGTTCATGTGATTCGTGGGGAGAAAGCGCAGAATAAAGTGCTCTGGCCACATTTGGATGCTGATACATCACCTGATGCACTCGTTGCAAAGCTTCAAGGGATGATTCAGCCTTGGAGGAATCTGTATATAGCAACCAATGAACCATTCTACAATTACTTCGATAAACTGAGGTCTCACTTCAAGGTCCATTTACTTGATGATTACAAGGAATTATGGGGAAATACAAGTGATTGGTACAATGAGACAATGCTTTTGAACAGTGGTCGTCCTGTTGAGTTTGACGGATACATGAGAGTTGCTGTGGATACTGAGGTTCTTTACAGAGGAAAGACTCGTGTGGagacattttataatttaaccaGTGACTGCAAGGATGGAATCAATACATGCTGA
- the LOC133697726 gene encoding cytokinin riboside 5'-monophosphate phosphoribohydrolase LOG8-like: MGKFTRVCVFCGSKSGNKKIFSDAALDLGRQLVERKMDLVYGGGSVGLMGLVSQTVYDGGSHVLGIIPTALVPIEISGETVGEVLIVSDMHERKAEMARRADAFIALPGGYGTFEELLEMITWSQLGIHNKPVGLLNVDGYYDSLLGLFDKSVEEGFVNPSARNIVVSARTARELIQRMEDYIPVHEQVTSSQSCNVEECNANF; encoded by the exons ATGGGAAAGTTCACAAGGGTTTGTGTCTTTTGTGGAAGCAAGTCAGGGAATAAAAAGATATTCAGTGATGCAGCCCTTGATCTTGGAAGACAACTG GTTGAGAGGAAGATGGATTTAGTGTATGGAGGAGGGAGTGTTGGATTGATGGGGCTTGTTTCTCAAACAGTTTATGATGGCGGGAGTCATGTTTTAGG AATTATACCAACAGCTCTTGTACCAATTGAG ATTTCAGGTGAAACTGTTGGAGAAGTATTAATTGTATCCGATATGCATGAAAGGAAGGCAGAGATGGCTCGGAGAGCTGATGCTTTCATTGCTCTTCCTG GAGGGTATGGAACCTTCGAGGAGTTGCTTGAGATGATAACTTGGTCTCAGCTTGGAATCCATAACAAGCCA GTGGGTCTGTTAAATGTTGATGGGTACTATGATAGCTTGCTTGGATTATTTGACAAAAGTGTAGAAGAAGGATTTGTTAATCCTTCTGCAAGGAACATTGTCGTGTCTGCAAGGACTGCTAGAGAGCTAATCCAGAGAATGGAG GATTATATACCTGTCCATGAACAAGTGACATCAAGTCAAAGCTGCAATGTAGAAGAGTGCAATGCAAATTTTTAG